Proteins encoded by one window of Musa acuminata AAA Group cultivar baxijiao chromosome BXJ2-9, Cavendish_Baxijiao_AAA, whole genome shotgun sequence:
- the LOC135622876 gene encoding patatin-like protein 3 isoform X2, whose product MAFVDADKLSYEIFSVLESKFLFGLDDPNKLFFPTSSYSSAGASPRTAAGARGRIRILSIDGGGSPSDALLAAVALARLGSSLRHRSGDPSARVAYMFDVAAGSGAGGVLVAMLFTRDHDGRPLFSATDALHLLLSESRRRGRGFSSGRGLFRGMFRRPGSFFRRIFGDATLRDTVKPVLIPCYDLATGAPFLFSRADAVEADGYDFRMWEVCAATCADASTAAVDLRSVDGRTRVTAVGAGVAMANPVAAAITHVLHNKPEFPFAAGVEDLMVVSLGASAPAPAAPGAAELVRIAGEGFADMINSSKAVAFVIIVRWIKRWRRHSDTVEQAITCAYRTPHSCREIARQRRRARRARWRQQNAFCHSDTWSRCSSEGEERSRSGPTTMSSTGSRRSS is encoded by the exons ATGGCGTTCGTCGACGCCGACAAGCTCAGTTACGAGATCTTCTCCGTCCTCGAGAGCAAGTTCCTCTTCGGCCTCGACGACCCCAACAAGCTCTTCTTCCCCACTTCCTCCTACTCCTCAGCTGGCGCCTCCCCCCGGACCGCCGCAGGTGCCCGAGGAAGGATCCGGATCCTGTCCATCGACGGCGGCGGCAGCCCCTCCGATGCCCTCCTCGCCGCGGTCGCCCTCGCCCGGCTCGGGTCCTCCCTCCGTCACCGTTCCGGCGACCCATCCGCCCGCGTTGCCTACATGTTCGACGTCGCGGCCGGCTCCGGCGCCGGCGGCGTCCTCGTCGCGATGCTCTTTACCAGGGACCACGACGGTCGGCCCTTGTTCTCCGCAACCGACGCCCTGCACCTCCTCCTCTCCGAGAGCCGCCGCCGCGGGCGCGGCTTCTCCTCCGGGAGGGGCCTATTCCGTGGGATGTTCCGTCGACCCGGGAGTTTCTTCCGTCGGATCTTCGGCGACGCGACGCTGAGGGACACCGTCAAGCCGGTGCTCATCCCGTGCTACGATCTCGCCACGGGGGCGCCGTTCCTCTTCTCGCGGGCTGACGCGGTAGAGGCAGACGGGTACGACTTCCGGATGTGGGAAGTGTGCGCGGCCACGTGCGCCGACGCATCCACCGCGGCGGTCGATCTGCGGTCGGTGGACGGGCGGACGCGCGTCACCGCGGTGGGCGCCGGGGTGGCGATGGCCAACCCTGTGGCCGCGGCCATCACGCACGTCCTCCACAACAAGCCGGAGTTCCCGTTCGCGGCCGGGGTGGAAGACCTCATGGTGGTGTCTCTCGGCGCTTCCGCCCCCGCGCCAGCCGCACCGGGTGCCGCTGAGCTCGTCAGGATCGCTGGCGAGGGCTTCGCCGACATG ATTAACTCATCAAAAGCCGTGGCTTTTGTGATCATCGTCAGGTGGATCAAGCGGTGGCGACGGCATTCGGACACCGTAGAGCAAGCAATTACCTGCGCATACAG GACACCGCATTCATGTCGGGAAATTGCACGCCAAAGACGACGAGCTCGAAGAGCTCGGTGGAGGCAGCAGAACGCGTTCTGTCACAGCGACACGTGGAGTCGCTGCTCTTCAGAGGGCGAGGAAAGATCTCGGAGCGGACCAACGACGATGAGCTCGACCGGTTCGCGGAGGAGCTCGTAA
- the LOC135622876 gene encoding patatin-like protein 3 isoform X1 — MAFVDADKLSYEIFSVLESKFLFGLDDPNKLFFPTSSYSSAGASPRTAAGARGRIRILSIDGGGSPSDALLAAVALARLGSSLRHRSGDPSARVAYMFDVAAGSGAGGVLVAMLFTRDHDGRPLFSATDALHLLLSESRRRGRGFSSGRGLFRGMFRRPGSFFRRIFGDATLRDTVKPVLIPCYDLATGAPFLFSRADAVEADGYDFRMWEVCAATCADASTAAVDLRSVDGRTRVTAVGAGVAMANPVAAAITHVLHNKPEFPFAAGVEDLMVVSLGASAPAPAAPGAAELVRIAGEGFADMVDQAVATAFGHRRASNYLRIQDTAFMSGNCTPKTTSSKSSVEAAERVLSQRHVESLLFRGRGKISERTNDDELDRFAEELVKEEWRKKGSISTL; from the exons ATGGCGTTCGTCGACGCCGACAAGCTCAGTTACGAGATCTTCTCCGTCCTCGAGAGCAAGTTCCTCTTCGGCCTCGACGACCCCAACAAGCTCTTCTTCCCCACTTCCTCCTACTCCTCAGCTGGCGCCTCCCCCCGGACCGCCGCAGGTGCCCGAGGAAGGATCCGGATCCTGTCCATCGACGGCGGCGGCAGCCCCTCCGATGCCCTCCTCGCCGCGGTCGCCCTCGCCCGGCTCGGGTCCTCCCTCCGTCACCGTTCCGGCGACCCATCCGCCCGCGTTGCCTACATGTTCGACGTCGCGGCCGGCTCCGGCGCCGGCGGCGTCCTCGTCGCGATGCTCTTTACCAGGGACCACGACGGTCGGCCCTTGTTCTCCGCAACCGACGCCCTGCACCTCCTCCTCTCCGAGAGCCGCCGCCGCGGGCGCGGCTTCTCCTCCGGGAGGGGCCTATTCCGTGGGATGTTCCGTCGACCCGGGAGTTTCTTCCGTCGGATCTTCGGCGACGCGACGCTGAGGGACACCGTCAAGCCGGTGCTCATCCCGTGCTACGATCTCGCCACGGGGGCGCCGTTCCTCTTCTCGCGGGCTGACGCGGTAGAGGCAGACGGGTACGACTTCCGGATGTGGGAAGTGTGCGCGGCCACGTGCGCCGACGCATCCACCGCGGCGGTCGATCTGCGGTCGGTGGACGGGCGGACGCGCGTCACCGCGGTGGGCGCCGGGGTGGCGATGGCCAACCCTGTGGCCGCGGCCATCACGCACGTCCTCCACAACAAGCCGGAGTTCCCGTTCGCGGCCGGGGTGGAAGACCTCATGGTGGTGTCTCTCGGCGCTTCCGCCCCCGCGCCAGCCGCACCGGGTGCCGCTGAGCTCGTCAGGATCGCTGGCGAGGGCTTCGCCGACATG GTGGATCAAGCGGTGGCGACGGCATTCGGACACCGTAGAGCAAGCAATTACCTGCGCATACAG GACACCGCATTCATGTCGGGAAATTGCACGCCAAAGACGACGAGCTCGAAGAGCTCGGTGGAGGCAGCAGAACGCGTTCTGTCACAGCGACACGTGGAGTCGCTGCTCTTCAGAGGGCGAGGAAAGATCTCGGAGCGGACCAACGACGATGAGCTCGACCGGTTCGCGGAGGAGCTCGTAAAGGAGGAGTGGAGGAAGAAGGGCTCGATCTCAACATTGTAG
- the LOC135622877 gene encoding patatin-like protein 3 isoform X2, which translates to MAFVDADKLSYEIFSVLESKFLFGLDDPNKLFFPTSSYSSAGASPRTAAGARGRIRILSIDGGGSPSDALLAAVALARLGSSLRHRSGDPSARVAYMFDVAAGSGAGGVLVAMLFTRDHDGRPLFSATDALHLLLSESRRRGRGFSSGRGLFRGMFRRPGSFFRRIFGDATLRDTVKPVLIPCYDLATGAPFLFSRADAVEADGYDFRMWEVCAATCADASTAAVDLRSVDGRTRVTAVGAGVAMANPVAAAITHVLHNKPEFPFAAGVEDLMVVSLGASAPAPAAPGAAELVRIAGEGFADMVDQAVATAFGHRRASNYLRIQVNLRLP; encoded by the exons ATGGCGTTCGTCGACGCCGACAAGCTCAGTTACGAGATCTTCTCCGTCCTCGAGAGCAAGTTCCTCTTCGGCCTCGACGACCCCAACAAGCTCTTCTTCCCCACTTCCTCCTACTCCTCAGCTGGCGCCTCCCCCCGGACCGCCGCAGGTGCCCGAGGAAGGATCCGGATCCTGTCCATCGACGGCGGCGGCAGCCCCTCCGATGCCCTCCTCGCCGCGGTCGCCCTCGCCCGGCTCGGGTCCTCCCTCCGTCACCGTTCCGGCGACCCATCCGCCCGCGTTGCCTACATGTTCGACGTCGCGGCCGGCTCCGGCGCCGGCGGCGTCCTCGTCGCGATGCTCTTTACCAGGGACCACGACGGTCGGCCCTTGTTCTCCGCAACCGACGCCCTGCACCTCCTCCTCTCCGAGAGCCGCCGCCGCGGGCGCGGCTTCTCCTCCGGGAGGGGCCTATTCCGTGGGATGTTCCGTCGACCCGGGAGTTTCTTCCGTCGGATCTTCGGCGACGCGACGCTGAGGGACACCGTCAAGCCGGTGCTCATCCCGTGCTACGATCTCGCCACGGGGGCGCCGTTCCTCTTCTCGCGGGCTGACGCGGTAGAGGCAGACGGGTACGACTTCCGGATGTGGGAAGTGTGCGCGGCCACGTGCGCCGACGCATCCACCGCGGCGGTCGATCTGCGGTCGGTGGACGGGCGGACGCGCGTCACCGCGGTGGGCGCCGGGGTGGCGATGGCCAACCCTGTGGCCGCGGCCATCACGCACGTCCTCCACAACAAGCCGGAGTTCCCGTTCGCGGCCGGGGTGGAAGACCTCATGGTGGTGTCTCTCGGCGCTTCCGCCCCCGCGCCAGCCGCACCGGGTGCCGCTGAGCTCGTCAGGATCGCTGGCGAGGGCTTCGCCGACATG GTGGATCAAGCGGTGGCGACGGCATTCGGACACCGTAGAGCAAGCAATTACCTGCGCATACAGGTAAACCTTCGACTTCCGTGA
- the LOC135622876 gene encoding patatin-like protein 3 isoform X3, which translates to MAFVDADKLSYEIFSVLESKFLFGLDDPNKLFFPTSSYSSAGASPRTAAGARGRIRILSIDGGGSPSDALLAAVALARLGSSLRHRSGDPSARVAYMFDVAAGSGAGGVLVAMLFTRDHDGRPLFSATDALHLLLSESRRRGRGFSSGRGLFRGMFRRPGSFFRRIFGDATLRDTVKPVLIPCYDLATGAPFLFSRADAVEADGYDFRMWEVCAATCADASTAAVDLRSVDGRTRVTAVGAGVAMANPVAAAITHVLHNKPEFPFAAGVEDLMVVSLGASAPAPAAPGAAELVRIAGEGFADMDTAFMSGNCTPKTTSSKSSVEAAERVLSQRHVESLLFRGRGKISERTNDDELDRFAEELVKEEWRKKGSISTL; encoded by the exons ATGGCGTTCGTCGACGCCGACAAGCTCAGTTACGAGATCTTCTCCGTCCTCGAGAGCAAGTTCCTCTTCGGCCTCGACGACCCCAACAAGCTCTTCTTCCCCACTTCCTCCTACTCCTCAGCTGGCGCCTCCCCCCGGACCGCCGCAGGTGCCCGAGGAAGGATCCGGATCCTGTCCATCGACGGCGGCGGCAGCCCCTCCGATGCCCTCCTCGCCGCGGTCGCCCTCGCCCGGCTCGGGTCCTCCCTCCGTCACCGTTCCGGCGACCCATCCGCCCGCGTTGCCTACATGTTCGACGTCGCGGCCGGCTCCGGCGCCGGCGGCGTCCTCGTCGCGATGCTCTTTACCAGGGACCACGACGGTCGGCCCTTGTTCTCCGCAACCGACGCCCTGCACCTCCTCCTCTCCGAGAGCCGCCGCCGCGGGCGCGGCTTCTCCTCCGGGAGGGGCCTATTCCGTGGGATGTTCCGTCGACCCGGGAGTTTCTTCCGTCGGATCTTCGGCGACGCGACGCTGAGGGACACCGTCAAGCCGGTGCTCATCCCGTGCTACGATCTCGCCACGGGGGCGCCGTTCCTCTTCTCGCGGGCTGACGCGGTAGAGGCAGACGGGTACGACTTCCGGATGTGGGAAGTGTGCGCGGCCACGTGCGCCGACGCATCCACCGCGGCGGTCGATCTGCGGTCGGTGGACGGGCGGACGCGCGTCACCGCGGTGGGCGCCGGGGTGGCGATGGCCAACCCTGTGGCCGCGGCCATCACGCACGTCCTCCACAACAAGCCGGAGTTCCCGTTCGCGGCCGGGGTGGAAGACCTCATGGTGGTGTCTCTCGGCGCTTCCGCCCCCGCGCCAGCCGCACCGGGTGCCGCTGAGCTCGTCAGGATCGCTGGCGAGGGCTTCGCCGACATG GACACCGCATTCATGTCGGGAAATTGCACGCCAAAGACGACGAGCTCGAAGAGCTCGGTGGAGGCAGCAGAACGCGTTCTGTCACAGCGACACGTGGAGTCGCTGCTCTTCAGAGGGCGAGGAAAGATCTCGGAGCGGACCAACGACGATGAGCTCGACCGGTTCGCGGAGGAGCTCGTAAAGGAGGAGTGGAGGAAGAAGGGCTCGATCTCAACATTGTAG
- the LOC135622877 gene encoding patatin-like protein 3 isoform X1: MAFVDADKLSYEIFSVLESKFLFGLDDPNKLFFPTSSYSSAGASPRTAAGARGRIRILSIDGGGSPSDALLAAVALARLGSSLRHRSGDPSARVAYMFDVAAGSGAGGVLVAMLFTRDHDGRPLFSATDALHLLLSESRRRGRGFSSGRGLFRGMFRRPGSFFRRIFGDATLRDTVKPVLIPCYDLATGAPFLFSRADAVEADGYDFRMWEVCAATCADASTAAVDLRSVDGRTRVTAVGAGVAMANPVAAAITHVLHNKPEFPFAAGVEDLMVVSLGASAPAPAAPGAAELVRIAGEGFADMINSSKAVAFVIIVRWIKRWRRHSDTVEQAITCAYR, translated from the exons ATGGCGTTCGTCGACGCCGACAAGCTCAGTTACGAGATCTTCTCCGTCCTCGAGAGCAAGTTCCTCTTCGGCCTCGACGACCCCAACAAGCTCTTCTTCCCCACTTCCTCCTACTCCTCAGCTGGCGCCTCCCCCCGGACCGCCGCAGGTGCCCGAGGAAGGATCCGGATCCTGTCCATCGACGGCGGCGGCAGCCCCTCCGATGCCCTCCTCGCCGCGGTCGCCCTCGCCCGGCTCGGGTCCTCCCTCCGTCACCGTTCCGGCGACCCATCCGCCCGCGTTGCCTACATGTTCGACGTCGCGGCCGGCTCCGGCGCCGGCGGCGTCCTCGTCGCGATGCTCTTTACCAGGGACCACGACGGTCGGCCCTTGTTCTCCGCAACCGACGCCCTGCACCTCCTCCTCTCCGAGAGCCGCCGCCGCGGGCGCGGCTTCTCCTCCGGGAGGGGCCTATTCCGTGGGATGTTCCGTCGACCCGGGAGTTTCTTCCGTCGGATCTTCGGCGACGCGACGCTGAGGGACACCGTCAAGCCGGTGCTCATCCCGTGCTACGATCTCGCCACGGGGGCGCCGTTCCTCTTCTCGCGGGCTGACGCGGTAGAGGCAGACGGGTACGACTTCCGGATGTGGGAAGTGTGCGCGGCCACGTGCGCCGACGCATCCACCGCGGCGGTCGATCTGCGGTCGGTGGACGGGCGGACGCGCGTCACCGCGGTGGGCGCCGGGGTGGCGATGGCCAACCCTGTGGCCGCGGCCATCACGCACGTCCTCCACAACAAGCCGGAGTTCCCGTTCGCGGCCGGGGTGGAAGACCTCATGGTGGTGTCTCTCGGCGCTTCCGCCCCCGCGCCAGCCGCACCGGGTGCCGCTGAGCTCGTCAGGATCGCTGGCGAGGGCTTCGCCGACATG ATTAACTCATCAAAAGCCGTGGCTTTTGTGATCATCGTCAGGTGGATCAAGCGGTGGCGACGGCATTCGGACACCGTAGAGCAAGCAATTACCTGCGCATACAGGTAA